The Stratiformator vulcanicus genome has a segment encoding these proteins:
- a CDS encoding reverse transcriptase family protein: protein MHDFEDEFPTPDAESVARVFLAGAFSPESCTARLTVVFGRVHHRRIERLVRLVFAVFPPHSAVPTLRRLTLFLLRFESYFPDQFRISPPRDLTGHRTIPAEAITGSLPILNNIRELAEFLDLTPERMLWLADPHGFETKRPRERQRHYRYRWVERTGRTPRPLEIPKQRLKAIQKKILAEILNKLRPHPAACAFRKGQSVRDFAKPHVGRRVVIRFDIANFFPSILQPRVQATFRAVGYVEEVAFLLSALTTNRLPTDQLHAEATGSGARHLRQHLLSAHLPQGAPTSPALANLCAFHLDRRLTGLAARFSLSYTRYADDLLFSGNLSDAEIYRFRIRALAILIDEGFEARSSKSAVLRKGSRQQACGVILNTRLNIAREDYDALKATLHNCIRHGPELQNHEGVADFRSVLRGRIAWVHSLNVAKGEKLLAMFEQIHWNTS from the coding sequence ATGCACGACTTCGAGGACGAATTTCCGACCCCCGACGCAGAATCGGTCGCCCGAGTTTTTTTGGCCGGGGCGTTCTCGCCTGAATCATGCACTGCTCGGCTGACCGTCGTTTTCGGGCGGGTGCATCACCGCCGGATCGAGCGGTTGGTCCGCCTCGTGTTTGCAGTCTTCCCACCTCATTCCGCGGTGCCGACCCTTCGGCGGCTGACCCTCTTTCTGCTTCGGTTTGAATCGTACTTCCCCGATCAATTCCGGATATCGCCCCCGCGCGACCTCACGGGGCATCGCACCATTCCGGCAGAGGCGATCACGGGCTCGCTCCCGATTCTGAATAACATCCGCGAGCTCGCCGAATTTCTTGATCTCACTCCGGAGCGGATGCTCTGGCTCGCCGACCCGCATGGATTCGAAACCAAAAGACCGCGCGAGCGGCAACGTCATTATCGATATCGCTGGGTTGAGCGTACCGGTCGAACGCCCCGGCCCTTGGAGATACCGAAACAGCGACTGAAAGCGATCCAAAAAAAGATACTAGCGGAGATACTCAATAAGCTCCGTCCACACCCAGCCGCATGTGCTTTTCGCAAAGGGCAATCAGTTCGAGACTTTGCCAAGCCTCACGTCGGACGCCGAGTCGTAATTCGCTTCGATATTGCGAACTTCTTTCCATCAATTCTGCAACCCCGCGTGCAAGCGACTTTTCGCGCTGTCGGCTATGTCGAGGAAGTCGCTTTTTTGCTGTCTGCCCTCACAACGAATCGCCTGCCGACCGATCAGTTGCACGCCGAAGCGACCGGTTCGGGCGCGCGGCATTTGCGACAACATTTACTGTCGGCTCACCTCCCGCAGGGGGCACCGACCTCCCCTGCGTTGGCGAACCTGTGCGCCTTCCATCTTGACCGCCGACTTACGGGCTTGGCCGCGCGATTCAGCCTGTCGTACACCCGCTATGCCGATGACTTGTTGTTCTCCGGCAATTTGAGCGACGCGGAGATTTACCGCTTTAGGATTCGCGCACTCGCGATCTTAATCGACGAAGGCTTCGAAGCCCGTTCTTCGAAGTCGGCTGTTTTGAGGAAGGGAAGTCGACAACAGGCTTGCGGAGTGATTTTAAATACCCGATTGAACATCGCCCGCGAAGACTACGACGCACTAAAGGCAACTCTTCACAACTGCATCCGCCACGGCCCGGAATTGCAAAATCACGAGGGTGTCGCGGATTTTCGCAGTGTGCTGCGAGGTCGAATCGCCTGGGTTCACAGCTTAAACGTCGCCAAGGGCGAAAAACTATTAGCAATGTTCGAACAGATTCACTGGAACACGAGCTAA
- a CDS encoding RNA polymerase sigma factor → MAERETQPDPDDLEAVYAAYARELWALFYSRCSDRELAADAVQEAFWRFHSKRPSDLKDSRAWLIRVGTNWLRDRGRRKRRAAKSVESLSHVPDGRDGPDEGPLSAELRDEVREAIKRLKLEDREVLVLKYALDWSSARIASTLGVAVTAVDMRLSRARRRLAELLESNNPNRSTDRTSE, encoded by the coding sequence ATGGCCGAGCGTGAGACGCAGCCCGATCCGGACGATTTGGAAGCGGTCTACGCGGCCTACGCCCGAGAATTGTGGGCGCTGTTTTACTCGAGATGCAGCGACCGAGAACTCGCCGCTGACGCGGTGCAGGAGGCATTTTGGCGGTTTCACTCCAAGAGACCCTCTGATCTGAAGGATTCCCGAGCCTGGCTCATCCGAGTGGGCACGAATTGGCTACGCGATCGGGGCAGGCGGAAGCGGCGGGCGGCGAAGTCGGTCGAATCACTTAGTCACGTGCCGGACGGACGCGATGGCCCTGATGAGGGGCCACTTTCCGCCGAACTGCGAGACGAAGTCCGTGAGGCCATCAAAAGATTGAAGTTAGAGGATCGCGAGGTACTCGTCTTAAAGTATGCCTTGGATTGGTCATCGGCACGAATCGCCTCCACACTCGGCGTGGCGGTGACGGCGGTCGACATGCGGTTATCGCGTGCTCGCCGCAGGCTGGCTGAACTTCTGGAATCGAACAACCCGAATCGGTCTACGGACAGAACGTCAGAGTAA
- a CDS encoding class I SAM-dependent methyltransferase codes for MTSPSSTSPVSTSSATENSSIASRLLALLPGGREISRRRRKRKLLAEAKSAAEVFTDHYATNDWGDAESASGPGSTLEYTANIRRELPKLVQELGVKTILDAPCGDYNWFRAINWESEIEYLGGDIVAPLIERNYIRHAGENVNFRTLNIIEDPLPTADLWLCRDCLFHLSNADICRTLTNFLESGVTFLLTTTHHEATSNRDIVTGSFRLLNLERAPFFFPQPIHMMDDWIEGFPPRQLALWSREQLAEALRDTEWIRSAHAA; via the coding sequence ATGACTTCACCCTCGTCGACTTCGCCCGTATCGACTTCGAGCGCGACTGAGAATTCCTCGATTGCTTCACGGCTTCTCGCTCTGCTCCCGGGCGGGCGCGAGATCTCGCGTCGGCGTCGAAAGCGGAAGCTGTTGGCTGAGGCGAAGTCGGCTGCCGAGGTCTTCACCGATCACTATGCAACCAATGACTGGGGGGACGCTGAGAGCGCGTCCGGTCCGGGCTCGACCCTCGAATATACCGCGAATATCCGGCGAGAATTGCCGAAGCTCGTGCAAGAGTTGGGCGTCAAGACGATCCTTGATGCCCCCTGCGGCGATTACAACTGGTTCCGCGCGATTAATTGGGAATCAGAGATTGAATACCTCGGCGGGGATATCGTTGCTCCGTTGATCGAGCGAAACTACATCCGGCACGCCGGAGAAAACGTGAACTTTCGCACGCTCAACATCATCGAAGACCCGCTGCCGACGGCCGATCTGTGGCTGTGCCGGGACTGCTTGTTTCACCTGTCGAACGCTGATATTTGCCGGACGTTGACGAATTTTCTGGAGAGCGGCGTCACCTTTCTTCTGACAACCACCCATCACGAGGCAACCTCGAATCGCGATATCGTGACCGGGTCGTTTCGGCTGCTCAACCTCGAACGGGCGCCATTTTTCTTCCCGCAACCGATCCACATGATGGATGACTGGATCGAAGGCTTTCCGCCCCGGCAATTAGCACTGTGGTCGCGAGAGCAATTGGCCGAAGCGCTCCGCGATACCGAGTGGATTCGCTCCGCGCACGCCGCATAA
- a CDS encoding ROK family protein → MKDSGSADTTSGPYFLGIDVGGTNIKCGVVSGEGTPLSKTSVKTETEAGPDVGLANLEQGARQAVEQAKLSIDDIVAVGLVTPGPMDIPEGRLLTPANMPEWHDLPVRDLVSERLGKPTAFQNDANAAAYGEFWAGQAKDVDSLVYWTLGTGIGCGIIVNDMIIQGAHSHGSECGHIIVDMDGDRQHPGTGQRGTLEAYAAARALVTRCREALAAGRASSIRSAIKVGAELTPKLIADHAERGDRLCDQLVMDTAMYLGVGTVTLMHTIDPEMILFGGAMTFGRNDAPLGQRFLHKIKGVVQERAFPTCAEKTEIDYATLGGDAGFIGAAGCAKQAHGGTSLS, encoded by the coding sequence ATGAAGGACAGCGGGTCAGCGGACACGACATCGGGACCGTACTTCCTCGGAATTGATGTCGGGGGCACCAACATCAAGTGCGGGGTCGTTTCGGGCGAGGGAACGCCGTTGTCGAAAACTTCAGTCAAAACGGAGACCGAAGCCGGCCCCGACGTGGGCCTTGCCAATCTGGAGCAAGGAGCCCGGCAGGCCGTTGAGCAGGCGAAACTGTCGATCGACGATATCGTCGCTGTCGGACTCGTGACGCCGGGCCCGATGGACATCCCCGAAGGTCGGCTCCTCACACCCGCCAACATGCCCGAGTGGCATGACCTGCCCGTGCGCGATCTCGTCTCTGAGCGACTGGGAAAGCCGACCGCATTTCAAAACGACGCGAACGCGGCAGCGTACGGCGAGTTTTGGGCCGGTCAGGCCAAGGATGTCGACAGTCTGGTGTATTGGACGTTGGGGACCGGCATCGGCTGCGGGATCATCGTCAACGACATGATTATCCAAGGGGCCCACTCGCACGGCTCCGAATGCGGGCACATTATCGTCGACATGGACGGCGATCGACAGCACCCCGGCACCGGGCAGCGAGGCACGCTCGAAGCCTATGCGGCTGCCCGAGCTCTGGTCACTCGATGCCGCGAGGCACTTGCTGCAGGTCGTGCCAGCAGCATTCGCTCGGCCATCAAGGTCGGGGCCGAACTCACTCCCAAGCTGATCGCCGATCACGCCGAGCGGGGGGACCGGCTCTGTGACCAACTCGTGATGGACACCGCGATGTATCTCGGGGTCGGCACCGTCACGCTGATGCACACGATCGACCCCGAAATGATCCTGTTCGGCGGTGCTATGACCTTCGGCCGCAACGATGCCCCGCTCGGCCAGAGATTTCTCCACAAGATCAAGGGCGTCGTGCAGGAGAGGGCGTTCCCGACCTGCGCCGAGAAGACCGAGATCGATTACGCCACGCTCGGCGGCGATGCCGGCTTCATCGGAGCCGCCGGCTGTGCCAAACAAGCCCACGGCGGCACGTCGTTGAGTTAA